CCATGGCTTGCCACAGGTGTGTGCGTCAACAGAGCAATTCAGACTGTACCGGGAAGCAAATATTGTTTGAGCAATAAAGCTCTGCCTATTTAAAGCTGCGTCCAAAGGGTTTCGTTTCAAGATCAATAATTAACTCGCATTTCAATGAGTTCTCTCAATTCCTGGGACGGAACAGGAAGCAAAACATTAAAGTCGTGACAggtttcattcagaaaaagtAGGGTTCTGGGAGGGTTTCCCCtccttgtttctgtcttttgtcaGTTACTTACGCATATTTTTCTAATCTCCTTCTCCACAGATAAGCTGTGGATCTGAACACAACCTTGCCATTGTAGGTGAGTCTCACACTAACACGATCCTAACTTCTCTTATTTATTGTCGCATCATAAATGTCAAACAAATAAACAGGAAATACCATTGAAGGGACTGATTTTAATGAGACACTGAATGGAAAGCTCAAACTTTATGAGCCGTGCTCTCTGGCCCGACATGACTCCGACTCTGACTACAAGGAGAACAAGAGAATACACACCGGTGAGGATTAAGCCATTCCACCCTCGTCTTTTCCTTTTGTATTAAAGGATCAGAAAGTGACTGATACTACGTTAATTCAAACATGAGTATGAAAAATTCATTGTGGTGAGACTGTTGAGGATTTCTGAGGTCAGCCCATCGCTCTGTGGCTGGCATCACAATGTAATTATCGCATGGATAGATGGGTCTCATTTACAAAAGCAATTATGCGAAATAGGCCTGTAAAAGAGCCGAGTCAACCACTCACACAATTACAagcatgttcttcctgtccGATGTTTGAAAGGACATCTCATAtccaaaggagaaaaaaaagagagctgaTTAGAAACATTGTAGTTGTGCACATCCCAAAGAAAACTAgacaatgataaaaaaaatatctttttgaGTCCCTGGAATTACAGAGAcgttaaatgtgcttttttttttcttggctgtgCGTCAAGTCCCAAGCTTTCCTACAGTCACCAACTCACCACAAAAATATTTGGAAGTAAAATCTTAAGGCGttaaattttaaacactgacccaattttttagctttttttaacATCAACTTGATTATAAatatcacagatcaacactgaaGTAAAAGTGCAGCATTCCGTTAGAGAGAACATCATTGTTTGTACAAGCTTTGAAGTCATCCATCTCTAAAGCTTTGACCAAATGTCAGGATGAGGATAACGGACATGTCAGTATAATTAGGAAATTATAATGACTTTCCATCACGCTGCCAAATCCTTGCAAAAAGACGGTCCTCACTGTGAAAAGTTactggttgggggggggggggggggggggaatcactGGGTGAGAAAGCAGAATCGGTAAAGAAAGCGCTCGTGTGAACCTCCAACGTCTTGCTCCTCCGCCGCGATCTCCTCCGCTCCTCCGCCTGTCTCCAGCCGGGTGGCGGGAGCAGTGAAACAGCGAAGCAGAGACCTGAGTGCTGCTATTTCTGGTGCTGAAGTAGGTCAGGCGGCAAGGAGCGGAGAGCATTGCACGCCGCTCGCGAGATCTGTCGCCTCCTCAGCCTCTGCCCATTTGCACCTGAGACAGCGTTCCATCATGTGTGAAAACTCGTCACTGGTGGTCAGTAGTGGGAGACGGGCCAAAGACTCTGTGGGCACAGCTCATCCAATCTGAGGAGAGATGTGTGTTCGTGTGAACATTCTCCACTGCATGAGACTGTAGTAGCACAAACACCCCAGCTTAGAtctcactttaaaaatgtttcgcTTGTGGAATGATGCAAGTCATGGCGTTATTTAAAAGAGAAAgggcggaaaaaaaaatcaaaccctTGCAGATTGTGTCTCTGTGGTGTGTTGTTAGTGAGGTGTGAAATTCGAAACTGTCGAGTGTTGAAGAAACAATGGCAGGATTTGTTTACAAAGAAATggctttttggttttgtttctggATTGATCTCCATTTGGTGTGCAGAATATTGTGAAGGCActtggttgccatggaaacactgaTGTGCACGACTCCAGTCAGTGAGTCCATGGAATACAGCAGAGCACCAAAATGAGAATTTATTATTAACAAAATGTTCACGGTTCAATCTGAGTCAAGGACCTGGAAAATCTGTAGTTCAGGTGTATAAATTAACTGTAAGTGTAGCGTATTAAgaacaagactgtgtgtgtctgtgtctgtgtgtctgtgtgtgtgtttaaggcATGTGCCTTATCTGGCAGACTGTCACATCGACATAAGCTGCTGGCTTGATATCCTGGTCTGTTaccttctgaaaaaaaaaatctgcgcGCATCTATTGTCCAATCCCAATCCGGCACTCAGAGACTGACAGCGGACAGACGGAAGACAAAAGGAGCCGCTTGATGGAACAAATGGAAAGATGGCATGAAGAGCACAGGACTGCAGGACAGGGGGAAAGCTTGAAGACGTGTTACCCTTGAGAAAGCAAGCTCGcttctgttgccatggcaatgGAGCCTATTAGGTAACTGTGTTGCCATGGCACGTGTCTCCGCGGTGATGCAGACCTGACCACACCCACCAACAAGCTCGCCAGCTGTGGGGAGCAGGGAGTCTTCATTATTGGTCAGCTGTCAACGTTGggaacagagtgtgtgtgtgtgtgtgtgtgtctgtgtgatttttttttttttgcactcctccccccttttctttttaaatctagGTTGTTAATTTTAGCCTAGAACCTACAGTGCAGCAGCCTGGAGCCCCGGCGCTCCCCTGCCAGCCTCACTGACCCCATGACCCTTCTTCTTTCCAGGGGGCCGCCTCCTCTCGTGGGGCTGGAACGAACACGGGATGTGTGGAGACGGCTCGCAGACAGACGTCTCTCATCCACAGCTCGTTTGTGGGCTCAGACCGCTCCTCGCCGGCTGCGGAGCCGGACACTCCTTGGCAGTGAGCGCTGCGACGGCAGACTAGAGATCAAGCTGAATCATTGGAGCAGTAACTTTGATTCAGCGCGGCGATCAGACACCGTGAAATAAGGAATGACTGTTTGGGATCAACATATTTCCTTGACTGTCCAGTAACTTTTGCCTTCAGCAAAAGATGATCCAAGCCACTTGAGAAGACAGTTCTTGTCATAAATATCGTATGTATTGTTGGACCCAGGCTGAGTTATGCCGCATGTGGCAGAGGTCATCATTTCTCTGGCCGGCCTGTTACTTTGATGGACACGATGAGGGCAATTGATACGGCCGTACCTATAGCTGCAGGTTCAGCCCTGGCGTTTGTCTTCCCGGGCGACGCTGTTAGAGACGGTGTGAGGGATgggctgcgccgccgccgcagctctATCTTCACATGTCACCGGTTTTATTGCTGTGATCCTGGGTGTCAGGAGGCAGTCAATCTCTGTGCATCATACTGAAAATCTGCCTGTCATCTCGTGATTTACCCCTCGCACAGATTTCACCTGTCCGCGTCTTATTTATGTACCCCGTCACTTTCTTTAATGCGCTTTCATACTTCGTTAATACATATCGAGAGGCCGCTCCTCACTGCGGAGACCCCGCCTACATATTCATAAGCGGCGGACAGCCGCAGTGCAGTACCTGCGGACCGGTCGCAACTGTAACGGGCTTCGGTCTGAGCCAagctcattttttaaattaattttagagGCTCACAAATAAATTTAATTTTGGCTTATGCAAGCCAAATGTGGAAAGCAAAGTCATCACTGCAGTTCTGTTTGGGAAATTAAAGAGGTTTTACCCTGATTagttttgaacaaaaaaataaataaatcagcactcattgaaaaaaaattgttttctgtgtttttttttatttagcacTATTTATTGTACAAGTCTGAACTTGGTTAgtcaaaaaagacacaaaaaaaaaaaaaaaaatccctaaacaacaaaccaataaaaacGATCACTGAACACCTTATTGGGATAACTAACCACAAAATGCACGGtgttcaaaacacacactccgtgATCTCACTAAATGGCACACAATAGTTGCCTCTTAGTTGCATTATTGATTCCGTTTCAAGTTAGTAGCTGCTGTTATCTTTGATTTCATCTGGTTGGACGGCGACGAGCACGCCGTCCCCGCCTCCCCATTGATTCTCGGCTCTACTGGCAGAACTAGATCTGCTTCACCGGACCGCATGCAGATCCCAGCGAGTTGTTGGCAGTGTGGTTGCAGTTGTTTGGTAAAAAGTTGGTCCCTTCTCACTAACTTTTCCACACAAACAATCTGGATCTGTACGTTTTTGTTAATCAGTTTTCATGCGCTTTAATTAGTTTTGCTCGCGTTTGGAAGCTGATCCCAATGGGCGTCCTTTTCCGTATTTGTACACTTTTGAATATTGAACTTGATCATTATGTCAGTGGCTGGTGGCTGATGGCTAATTTAACAGAACACATACATTGGTTTATAATGTAGGTTAAGCTATACTCCTGAATGATAAGAAGGATTTGCATAACAGAGGCACTTGTCCAGGATGATGAATGTCATGATTTTGGCATTAGTTTGTATTTTTACACTAATATTCCAATTTGCACGtgcacagaaaacaaagaatCCAATTGTACATGATTGTCAAACTATTACTTCTGTTCAACAGAATAAGCAATAATGTCCTAACTATAGTATGGATATATGTATTTGATCCATAAATTGtacctgaaataaaaaaaatgactattATTCCTCTTTTAATATCCTGAATTTCATCTCTATTAATAACCATTTTCAAACAGCACAACTTGCCATAATAATGCAGAAATACTCAAGTTATAGTGGTCTTATGACCCCTTttccatcattattattattattattattattattttattgtttagtTTATCTATTTAATGCATGAAAATATACCAAAGGAATGTCAAAAGTTCACTGGTGCAAAACAGTGCAAAAAGTCTACAAAAATGTGACCATGACAGTGCAAAGTTATCCATCTGTTTCCAACTGTTAAGTCTTGCTGACAAgtgacaagtttttttttttgtttgtttgttttttgctgaagAGGATGTGAATAAAGTCggagcaacattttttttttttttttccctttcaacaGAAGAAGCACACAGATATTTGATGATCACTCGAAAACATTGGTACACACAGCttcggcacacacacacaaaaaaaaagcatatttacAGCACTGGCACACACCAAAAAATATAGGCACACAAATTACAACACAGTAACCAGTCACATACTGAGCTACATAAGGCTTGACAACAAAACTTCCTCAGTGCTACATCTATGCTGAGTTTGCGATGTACAGGTTGTCACTGTCACACCCATTTAAAAATGCTAAGTATACACACAACAATGCTACAGCACTATCAGGTGGGTGATGGGCCGTTATGGGTCATACACATAGTGGTTGGTACACCATGGTTCATAACACAAACTGACTCTGTTGGTTGTCTGCTCCGGTGCTGTCGCTGGTTCTctataaacatataaaacaaaaaaaacaaaaacaaaaaaacaataacaaaaataaattattacacAAATTACGTGGAACGGTGGAAGTGATGGCGGTGATGGGTACCTCTGTGACGCGGGGAGAGGTCAAAAATGAGACTAGCTTGGAgagtaaagaaaatgtgctcCTTCAGTTCCTCATGGTAAATGCTGGGTTTACCATGTAGTTCCCATGCTGAGCCGAGGCGGCAGACACCACTGTCTGTGTGCAGAGGTTATGTTCTGAGTTGGTTAATAAAACATGCCGGGTCATGCCGTCTTGTACAGGTCGATGTACGGTATACCAGTCATCGTCATGCGTTCGGAAACTTTGCATCATGCTCTCACAGTCAACCCGCTCTGGAATGCTCTCTTTGACCCGGACACAGGTCACACGGAGGGTCAAACAGCAGTTGAAAACACTAGCCATGAGCCAGTGGGAAAGGAAAGATGTATGTATGCAGtgctgttgaaaaaaaaaacggagtcTAAAAACTCATTGTATATAAAATTTATTACATGCAAGGACTTATATGTACATGTTTTatttgaatactttttttttgttgcataaatgtaaaatacatgCATTTACCTTTCCCCAAGTAGACCCACATCCAACACTATATCTTAgtgtagttgtttttttttccccccctgcttGAATTGCATGAGCATATAATTCACCTGCATCTCTTCACATCAAATCttcacaagtttgttttttttttcttacttaaATATATAACGACCATTAATTACCACAAGAGACATGACTGGAAATGTAAAACTGCTCATTGAGAATCAAAACAGAACTTAGAGATGAGTTGCTATATTTACTatatcttttgttttctttctagAAATGAACATTTCTGGATTGGTCGACATGAAATTTGTTAAAGTGCCCTGAAAATCTTGTGCATAATTAGTGAGTCAAGATCAATACGTGTGACAGTATTGATGTTTTAAATCAATAGACATACATGCTGCAGGTTTCATCGTGACATCTCAAGTTAATCATAAGTCGTTGAAGTTTGGCTCTGGAAAGTTGCTTGGTCCCCGTTCAGAATATTTTGTGCTTTAATATACAAAAATCAAGACTCTGAGGTtggtgtttctctgctttttctttgtGCTATATCTACTATATATCCATCTAAATGTTTAAAACTGTACTACATGTTCAATAGTGGATCGataattaagattttttttttttcattttttaagcaAGACTAAGGTTTCGAGGGTGGTGCAAAACATCTAAGGTgcacctttcaaaataaagctttagTTACACTGTTATGAGCATGGTATAAAGTGTAAGGTTGCTACACGAGGAGCACTTACGTAATATCATGTCGGTCCGTTCCTCTCTTTCACTTTGCCTCACCAGATATGAAGGCACCGTTTCATAATTCATGAGTCCTGCCTTAATTTAGCAGCACAGCAGTGAAAGGAGTTGCTGCAGCttatttaaacagtttaaaaactaCCAGTAAATATATTTTGTATAAAAAGCATTTATGCTCATAACAGCATCGGTTGGCTTTATAATTCTTCAAGTTGAATCAATTTCAGTTGGAGGCCCCACTTAAATAATagcaagaaaataaatatatgaatTTGGGGAAAGGCAAAAAATGGTGGCTACATAAACATCTCTGCTGTGACTGAGTCTCTTGTAAAGCTGTCCCAAAATGCATAAAATGACAAAGctctgaaagcttttttttttttttttttaaagtaaaatgtttctttacagTTACTGCAATACAGTTAGCTTCTTGCCGAACATAATTTCTCATGCAGTTCATGCAAATGAATAAACAGTTTTAGTTCAGTTGACATTAGATGCAGTCATCACTGGTTTCAACGAAATCGTCATCATCTCCATATTGCATTGGACATCGTGAACAAGGCGTtcaatttctctctctttttttttttctttttctttttttcagtggtCCCTCAGGTAACATTGCGTCTGGATTGCACTTTCAGAATGATAACGTCTCTACTTTGCAAAGCACTTTAAGAGTAGTTCCCTTAACAGCTTTAGGATATGTTTAAAAAGCCATGTCCAGCATAAAACTAGCAGGGTTTACATCTTATGAAACTTCACaaaattataaattaaaaaaacaaaaaacaaaacaaaaaaaaaagcaaatgagaTAAAGGTTACTGGCAGAGGAGTATGAGAGATCAaaagcaacagagcaacaggcAATGATGTCAAGACAGGGAAAAGAGAGGGGTCAGCCTGTGGTAAAATTAGAACAGTGCTTCGTCTGCAACTGAGGTGACCCATGCAGAGTGGCATGTCCCAATGTTTTCTACTCTACGATATGATGACACACCCAAGGATAACACTTGGGAAGCTTAAGTATAAGCACAgttaagtacattttttttcagaaaaataaaagtaaaaatgaaaaaaataaataaaaaacaaagcaggagcGAAGGCAagtgtaaaaggaaaaaagtctgACAGGAAGGATTAGAAGAGGAGTGTGGACTGGCCTTCCAATGGCATTGTGTCTGCTACTCAACCATGCTACATAATGGATGGGATGGGAGAATGTGAGTGCTGCATTAGACAGGGTGGGCTGCAGGGCAGGGCGGACACTGAGGACACTCCAGAGGCATCCCCGCTCATGCCAGACATGCTGTTAAGGCTCCAAGGCTTTTCATAACCTTCAGTTGAAAGACAGAGAACGTTCTGAGTACACTGCAGCACTGAATCCAtgacagaatgttttttttttttggtggtccTCACTGGTAATACTACACCTGTtgctttcttgtttttgtctccaAAGAAACAGGTCAACACAGACTTGAGACAGAATATTATTCTCCATGCATTGAGTGCATCAGGAGTACAACAGCATGCACCGGGTGGTACTGGAATGGTTCGGAGTATAACACTGTAAAAGACTAAGAAAGGTAGGCACCTCAGGCAGGGAATGTTTTCTCAGCTACAGGTGGAATTTCACACTGTATGCCGCTTACCGCACACAGCAGGACGCTTTTACCATTTTCAAAGAGGAATGTTCTGAGCATTAATATTAAATAGTTTGGCTTAAAAAGGAGTTTCATCGCATTATTAAAGTATAGAAATTTGTGAATCAGCGATTGACTTCTCGTCTCAAAAATATTAGCCTTCATCCGTCTGTGTTGTGCTCCTTCACCATACTGATAGCACCCATCAGCAAGACACTTCATGCACCGTTATGGTCAAGAGCAATGTACTTGTAAGTCAGGGTCCCGCATGGTATTTATCATTAgaacacatatacatacatggTACACGTGTAGCACATAAATACTCTCTTACTCGTGTAAGACAACAACACATTCTAGATCATAGAAATCTCGAAAATAGCTTTCTTACTGGTAAATAAATAAGGGTATTACATTATGCATGGTATCAAAAAATATATTATGTAGATGTGGACAATTCTTGACATTTCTGGTGATTGTGCTTGGTCTCAACAATATGTTTTTGTGAGTTGAAATATATACAAATCCCAGCATAATGACTGAGTGAGGACAAGCAGCTGCTGTTAAAGTGTGTGCAGGTTGTAATAAgaggtttgttgttgttgttttttttgtgtgtgtgtgtgtgtggtgtgtgtgcacatgtgtatgtgtttgtgtttgcctgTCAATTACTGAGGTGTAACACTCAGCAAATAGGCATAAAGGAGAGTGTCCTGTCTATCGGGCTACAGGGTGTCAGTGTCTCAGGGgggcctgtgattggctgttaCTGTACGTACCCCTCCTCACTCTGCCCCCTGTGTGGTTGGGGCGTTCAGCAGTGGTGACCAGGAAGCAGGGCCGCTCTCGCTCGCCGGGGCTGAAGATTTCCTCCGGCGATATGGCCTGGTCTATATGGGGGCAGTCTTCGTTTGCCAGGGCTGCGTTAGCTGCCTCGCCATTCAGCTTGGAATCTTCaaacgaaaaaaacaaaaaaaaaaaatgaaacaagacaaaaaaaaactggttttatACACCAGCCTATTTTGTTATTCCATTTCAGCATTGTTTGCATAACTGACTATATGGAGTTAACACACATTTGAATATagattttctcatgttttttgctgtgttttatcAACGCTCTGTTCCTTTATGCATGTTTGAAAATAAATTGACGGTCCTTGCGCTAATGGCACCAGAGGGGCATCAAGTGACTCTCAGTATCCACTTACCTAGTTCTAAACATTACAAATACATAGTCTCGGGTTAGTCTTaagagagagaaggagtgaATCACTGCATTAAGAATTGCAAAATCAATAGCAAGATTTCTCACGGTCTTCCTCAATCTCTACACTCCCATCCACAATCAAATATGCTTTTCATCAGATATTTCATTGATTGTTTTCAGTGGGAAATTCTTTTGTTTAATCTCGTGTCTGAATCATCAGCTGACTGAAGTAAGGGAACAGACAGAGAGTAAAACAGCTGAATAGTAATGTGGCTGTTTGTGGAGGACCGAGAGTTAATGATGCAACAGTACGTGAGAAAGGAAGGGTGTCGTACGTAGTCCCTACCTTGGAATTTTATCTCGAAAACGTCGTCATGGGCAATAGGGCTATGGTGTTGGGAGCTGATGCTTGTCTTACAGAAGTTGGGAGAACCTGGTTGGGGTGCCCGTGGGAtatgcctgttttttttctttggtagTTTCTGCTTCGCCATGGCCAGAGAGTAGTACATTCCGAAGTTGTTGACAATCACGGGGACGGGCATGGCGATGGTCAGCACGCCCGCCAGGGCGCACAAGGCTCCAACCAGCATACCACAGGTCGTCTGAGGGTACATGTCTCCGTAGCCGAGGGTCGTCATGGTCACCACAGCCCACCAGAACCCGATGGGGATGTTCGTGAAGTGTGTTTGCTCGCTGGCTCGAGGGTCGTTGGGGTTAGCTCCGATTCGTTCGGCGTAGTAGATCATGGTAGCGAAGATGAGGACACCCAGGGCGAGGAAGATAATGAGGAGCAGGAACTCGTTGGTGCTGGCCCTCAAAGTGTGGCCCAGCACCCTCAAGCCCACGAAGTGGCGGGTCAGCTTGAAAATACGCAGGATCCGAACGAAGCGCACCACTCTCAGGAAACCCAGGACGTCCTTAGCTGCCTTAGACGAGAGCCCGCTGAGGCCCACCTCCAGGTAGAAGGGCAGGATGGCCACAAAGTCAATGATGTTCAAGGCGTTCCGAATGAAGTCAAACTTATTTGGGCAGAAAGTTATTCGCATGAGAAATTCAAAAGTGAACCACACTACACAAACGCCTTCGATGTAGGTGAGGTAGGCCGCGGTCTCCGTCTCCTGGTAAACGTTCTCCACCGTCACATtgtccaccacctccacctcagtgCGGTTGATGATGGGGTTGAAGGCCTCGTGGGTCTCCAGGCAGAAGGTGGTGATGGACACCAGAATAAAGAACAGCGAGGCCAGAGCCAcccactgaggaggaggatatATGGGGTGCGGAcgaagaaaagcagaggagagaggagaaggacagAGAGGGGAATGAGCTCAGTAATACATGCAGGTAATCAAGCTTGATGGCCCAGCAGCCGATCCTAGGAAGATACAATGCAATTCAATCTATAGCATGAGAAAATGGAATCTAGTCTGACAGTGTCAGCAGCAGAGACGCCTCAGCACCATCATGCCGCGCTCTCTGTGTCTTCTCTTTGAAGTGTCATTGTGAAAGGGACAATCGATGTCAGCTTCCTTCTTCTCCCTCTACTGTACCTCAAggtcattgtttttgttttttttttcttttcaagctgTATGCTACATGCAGAATTCTAAAGAGGCAGCATCAGAAGCAGCAAACAGGCCATCGGGGTCAACCCCCTCGATTAGATTTGGCTGGGGATCTTCCCTTCAGCACCAGTGAAGACACTAAGCCTTCCCCTACACAAGGTCATGCTGTGCAGATGATCAACTCTTGGGAATAACAGCAAGCTGAGAGGACAGCTGAGCTGACGACAGCCTTTTATGAGAAACCCACATTTCCCTTAATGGCAAGAGAGTACTTTACCTTTCATTGTGTATTGATTAGATGATC
Above is a window of Salarias fasciatus chromosome 7, fSalaFa1.1, whole genome shotgun sequence DNA encoding:
- the kcnc1b gene encoding potassium voltage-gated channel subfamily C member 1b isoform X4 codes for the protein MGLSDDKDRIVINVGGIRHQTYRSTLRTLPGTRLSWLAEPDAPNHFDYDAKIEEFFFDRHPGVFAHILNYYRTGKLHCPADVCGPLYEEELAFWGIDETDVEPCCWMTYRQHREAEEALDSFSGGGLLDLGNDEAEPEVEHAEDDVDEMTRRLAQADCHDTRSGSLWSRWQRRVWALFEDPYSSKYARWVALASLFFILVSITTFCLETHEAFNPIINRTEVEVVDNVTVENVYQETETAAYLTYIEGVCVVWFTFEFLMRITFCPNKFDFIRNALNIIDFVAILPFYLEVGLSGLSSKAAKDVLGFLRVVRFVRILRIFKLTRHFVGLRVLGHTLRASTNEFLLLIIFLALGVLIFATMIYYAERIGANPNDPRASEQTHFTNIPIGFWWAVVTMTTLGYGDMYPQTTCGMLVGALCALAGVLTIAMPVPVIVNNFGMYYSLAMAKQKLPKKKNRHIPRAPQPGSPNFCKTSISSQHHSPIAHDDVFEIKFQDSKLNGEAANAALANEDCPHIDQAISPEEIFSPGERERPCFLVTTAERPNHTGGRVRRDWMSCAHRVFGPSPTTDHQ
- the kcnc1b gene encoding potassium voltage-gated channel subfamily C member 1b isoform X3, with amino-acid sequence MGLSDDKDRIVINVGGIRHQTYRSTLRTLPGTRLSWLAEPDAPNHFDYDAKIEEFFFDRHPGVFAHILNYYRTGKLHCPADVCGPLYEEELAFWGIDETDVEPCCWMTYRQHREAEEALDSFSGGGLLDLGNDEAEPEVEHAEDDVDEMTRRLAQADCHDTRSGSLWSRWQRRVWALFEDPYSSKYARWVALASLFFILVSITTFCLETHEAFNPIINRTEVEVVDNVTVENVYQETETAAYLTYIEGVCVVWFTFEFLMRITFCPNKFDFIRNALNIIDFVAILPFYLEVGLSGLSSKAAKDVLGFLRVVRFVRILRIFKLTRHFVGLRVLGHTLRASTNEFLLLIIFLALGVLIFATMIYYAERIGANPNDPRASEQTHFTNIPIGFWWAVVTMTTLGYGDMYPQTTCGMLVGALCALAGVLTIAMPVPVIVNNFGMYYSLAMAKQKLPKKKNRHIPRAPQPGSPNFCKTSISSQHHSPIAHDDVFEIKFQDSKLNGEAANAALANEDCPHIDQAISPEEIFSPGERERPCFLVTTAERPNHTGGRVRRENQRQHRSRQPTELDELCPQSLWPVSHY
- the kcnc1b gene encoding potassium voltage-gated channel subfamily C member 1b isoform X2, yielding MGLSDDKDRIVINVGGIRHQTYRSTLRTLPGTRLSWLAEPDAPNHFDYDAKIEEFFFDRHPGVFAHILNYYRTGKLHCPADVCGPLYEEELAFWGIDETDVEPCCWMTYRQHREAEEALDSFSGGGLLDLGNDEAEPEVEHAEDDVDEMTRRLAQADCHDTRSGSLWSRWQRRVWALFEDPYSSKYARWVALASLFFILVSITTFCLETHEAFNPIINRTEVEVVDNVTVENVYQETETAAYLTYIEGVCVVWFTFEFLMRITFCPNKFDFIRNALNIIDFVAILPFYLEVGLSGLSSKAAKDVLGFLRVVRFVRILRIFKLTRHFVGLRVLGHTLRASTNEFLLLIIFLALGVLIFATMIYYAERIGANPNDPRASEQTHFTNIPIGFWWAVVTMTTLGYGDMYPQTTCGMLVGALCALAGVLTIAMPVPVIVNNFGMYYSLAMAKQKLPKKKNRHIPRAPQPGSPNFCKTSISSQHHSPIAHDDVFEIKFQDSKLNGEAANAALANEDCPHIDQAISPEEIFSPGERERPCFLVTTAERPNHTGGRVRRENQRQHRSRQPTESVCVMNHGVPTTMCMTHNGPSPT
- the kcnc1b gene encoding potassium voltage-gated channel subfamily C member 1b isoform X5; translation: MGLSDDKDRIVINVGGIRHQTYRSTLRTLPGTRLSWLAEPDAPNHFDYDAKIEEFFFDRHPGVFAHILNYYRTGKLHCPADVCGPLYEEELAFWGIDETDVEPCCWMTYRQHREAEEALDSFSGGGLLDLGNDEAEPEVEHAEDDVDEMTRRLAQADCHDTRSGSLWSRWQRRVWALFEDPYSSKYARWVALASLFFILVSITTFCLETHEAFNPIINRTEVEVVDNVTVENVYQETETAAYLTYIEGVCVVWFTFEFLMRITFCPNKFDFIRNALNIIDFVAILPFYLEVGLSGLSSKAAKDVLGFLRVVRFVRILRIFKLTRHFVGLRVLGHTLRASTNEFLLLIIFLALGVLIFATMIYYAERIGANPNDPRASEQTHFTNIPIGFWWAVVTMTTLGYGDMYPQTTCGMLVGALCALAGVLTIAMPVPVIVNNFGMYYSLAMAKQKLPKKKNRHIPRAPQPGSPNFCKTSISSQHHSPIAHDDNVLCLSTEGYEKPWSLNSMSGMSGDASGVSSVSALPCSPPCLMQHSHSPIPSIM
- the kcnc1b gene encoding potassium voltage-gated channel subfamily C member 1b isoform X1, which gives rise to MGLSDDKDRIVINVGGIRHQTYRSTLRTLPGTRLSWLAEPDAPNHFDYDAKIEEFFFDRHPGVFAHILNYYRTGKLHCPADVCGPLYEEELAFWGIDETDVEPCCWMTYRQHREAEEALDSFSGGGLLDLGNDEAEPEVEHAEDDVDEMTRRLAQADCHDTRSGSLWSRWQRRVWALFEDPYSSKYARWVALASLFFILVSITTFCLETHEAFNPIINRTEVEVVDNVTVENVYQETETAAYLTYIEGVCVVWFTFEFLMRITFCPNKFDFIRNALNIIDFVAILPFYLEVGLSGLSSKAAKDVLGFLRVVRFVRILRIFKLTRHFVGLRVLGHTLRASTNEFLLLIIFLALGVLIFATMIYYAERIGANPNDPRASEQTHFTNIPIGFWWAVVTMTTLGYGDMYPQTTCGMLVGALCALAGVLTIAMPVPVIVNNFGMYYSLAMAKQKLPKKKNRHIPRAPQPGSPNFCKTSISSQHHSPIAHDDVFEIKFQDSKLNGEAANAALANEDCPHIDQAISPEEIFSPGERERPCFLVTTAERPNHTGGRVRRGYEKPWSLNSMSGMSGDASGVSSVSALPCSPPCLMQHSHSPIPSIM